Genomic DNA from Ilyobacter polytropus DSM 2926:
CATTAGCGTCAGGTCAAGACGTAAATATCCTTGTAGTAGATACAGAAGTTTACTCAAATACAGGTGGACAGGCTTCAAAGGCATCTCCTTCAGGAGCAGTTGCTAAGTTTGCTGCTGCAGGTAAGGGGATTCAGAAGAAAGATATGGCTGCAATATTCATGTCTTACGGATACATATATATCGCAATGGTATCTATGGGAGCGAACCAAGCTCAATACCTAAAAGCTATACAAGAAGCAGAAGCATTTGACGGACCATCAATCATAATCGCTTATGCTCCATGTGTAAACCATGGTATCAGAAAAGGTATGGGACAATCACAGCTTGAGATGAAACTTGCAACAGAGTGCGGATACTGGCCTTTAATCAGATACAACCCTGCCTTAGAAGCAGAGGGTAAGAATCCACTTCAATTAGACTCTAAAGAGCCTAACTGGGATAAATACCAAGAGTTCCTAATGGGAGAAGTAAGATATGCTACTCTTACAAAATCATTCCCTGAAAGAGCAAAACAGCTTTTCGCTGCAAACCAAGCTGAAGCTAAGAGAAAATGGGAGCAATACAAGAGACTTGCGTCACTTGATTACTCTGCAAAATAATTTTAAAATTAATAAACTGAAAGGACCGGAGATTTTCCGGTCCTTTTTTAATATTTGTATATAAAACTCTACTTTGAATTTTGAAATACAAATTTCGATTTTTATATTGATATAAATTGAATATAATGTTATAATCAAGTTGAAAAAAGTCAATTTATAATCAAACAAATATATAATTTAAAATTGAAAATCGTCGTATTATATTCAAATATATGATGATTTAAAATTGAAAAACGTTAAAAGAGTTTGTAAAGAAGAAGTTTTAAGTAGTCTCGATTTAAAAATATAAAAATAAAATTTGTCGCTCCAATAATCTACGAATTCAAATACTCAAATCAATTTCTTGTATAAAGTTATTTTAATTAATTAATTATATAAAAATAGGGGGAGTTAAAAGATGGTTAAGTTGTTGAAAAGGATTGTACTTGTTATGATGATTGTAGTATTTGCTGCCTGTGGTAAAAAAGAGGCTAAGCTAGAAATGATAACATTGGGGCACACAAACTTTACAGAGCAAAGAGTATTGGGACAATTATTTGCAGTTATGATCGAGAATCACACTGATTATAAGACTGATGTAAAAGAATTGGGTGGAACTAAAATTGCATTTGAAGCTATAAAAACTGGGGACATATCTATTTATCCTCATTGTACAGGTACTGGGTATTCAGTTATTTTAAAACAGACTGAACTTAAAGATCCAGATGCGGTTTATGAATATGTAAAAAATGCATATGCAGAAAAAAAGTATAATTTAGAATATTTAAAACCACTTGGATTTAATGACACATATACACTGGCAATAAAACCTGAAACCGCTGAGAAATATAATTTGAAAACATTTTCAGATTTAGCAAAGGTTTCTGAAGAACTTGTAATCGGGGCAACCATGGAATTTTTAGAAAGAGAAGATGGAGTACCTGGTCTAAAGAAAGCCTATCCAGGTATGGAATTTAAAGGAGAAAAAGCCCTTGAAGGAGGACTCCGTTATACTGCTATAAAAGAAGACAAGATAGATATTGCAGATGCTTTCTCTACAGATGGGAAACTTCTAACATATAATCTTGTTATACTAGAAGATGATAAAAATTTCTTCCCACCTTATTACGCAGCACCACTTCTTAATGGAGAATTTGCAAAAAATCACCCTGAAATAAAAGAAGTTCTTGAAAAGCTTGCAGAACAGATTAATGAGAATGATATGCAAAATATGAACTATAGAGCTGATGAAGAAGGGATTCCTGCAAGAGTCGTTGCAGAAGAGTTTCTTAAAGGAAAAGGTCTTATATAAAGTTTTAAATTTAAAATTTTATAAAGTATTAGAATGAGGGCATCCATATGTCTTGATTTTTAGGTAAAGTTATTTTAATCTTGAATTGTATAAAAATAGGGGGAGTTAAAAGATGGCTAAGTTAATGAAAAGTATTGTAATTGTCATGATAATTATGGCATTTGCTGCTTGTGGTAAAAAAGAATCAGAGGTGGAAATAATCAACATCGGTCACAAAAATTATACAGAACAAAGATTACTTGGACAAATATTTGCTGTTATGATAGAGAATCATACAGATTATAAAACAGATGTAAAGGAACTCGGAGGGACACAAATTGCATTTGAAGCCCTAAAAAGTGGAGGTATAGACCTTTATCCGGAGTATACTGGATCAGCATATGCAGCTCTTTTAAATGAAAGCGGTTTAAAAGATCCTGAGAAAATTTATAATCTTGTTAAAGATAGAACCAAGACTTTATATAATTTAGATTATTTAAGTCCCTTAGGTTTTAACAATGCATGGACTCTGTCAGTAACACCTGAAACTGCTGAAAAATATAATCTAAAAACATTTTCAGATTTAGCAAAACAGTCTGGAGAATTGGTAATTGGAGCAAGTATGGAATTTTTTGAAAGGGAAGATGCAATGCTGGGTCTGAAAAAAACATATGAGGGCATGGAATTTAAAGAGGGAAAGGCTCTCAATGGGGGACTTCGTTATACTGCCATAAAAAGTGGTAAGATAGATGTTACAGATGCTTATGGTACAGACGGGAAATTAGTAACATATAAACTTATCACTTTAGAAGATGACAAAAATTTCTTCCTACCGTATCATATAGCCCCACTTTTGAACGGAGAATTTGCAAAGATTCATCCTGAAGTAGCAGAATCCCTAGAAAGGCTATCGGGACAGTTCAATGAAACAGAGATGCAGAATATGAACTATAGAATTGATGAAGAAGGTATTCCTGCAAGGGCTGTGGCAGAAGAATTTCTCAAGGAAAAAGGACTTATATAAAATTTAAGTTATGATTTGTTAAAAGCACCGGAAATATTTTTCCGATGCTTTTGTTTTTTATTCTAAGGAAAGTAAGCTTATTTTTTGTATAAGTATGTAAGATTTAGAATAAAAGGAGGCAAGGATATGGAATTGAAAAAAGAAAAATGTCTTCCATGTGAGGTCGGTGGAGTTCCATTAGGTGAAAAAGAGGTCTTGGAAATATCTAAGATGATAAATCCTGAATGGGGTATAGAGGGCAGTAAAATAATCAAAAGAACTTTTAAATTCAAAAATTTTAAAAAAGCTTTGGAATTTGTAAATAGAGTAGGAGAAATTGCAGAGTCAGAGGGTCATCATCCTGATATAGAATTAAGTTGGGGAAAAGTAACGGTTAAATTTACCACACATAAAATAGGGGGATTAAGTACTAATGATTTCATCATGGCTGCAAAAATAGATGAGGTGGAAATTTAAATTCCACCTCATCTATTTTAAATTATGAAAATATTTAATTAAAGAGAGTTGTAAAACTCTTTTTTTATAAGAGACAAAAAAACTGTTACGGCCAAAAGGTCTGCACAGCCACCTGGACTAATTCTTTTTTTAGAAAATTTTTTATCTAGCTCATAGATTTCCACAAGAAGCTCTTTATTTAAAAGACTGCCTTTTTTTAAGAGATTCTTACATATGTCCTGAACTTCTTTCAAGATATCAATATCATGTCTATGAAGTATGGTGGTATCATCACAGTGGGCCATAATTGTGATAAGGGTGTGCAGAAGTCTTTCGTTGTCGCCTGCGTTGGAAAATGTTAGGTCATCATATGCAGGAAGGGCATAGTCAAATATGACAGGAAGACCTGATTCAACTTCTCCACGAATACCTGTAATGCCGTATTCTAAAAAAACCCTTTCTCCATGGGTGAGATTAGTTTTTTTCTCTAAGGTTTTTAGTTCACTTCCAACTAACCCTTTGGTCATAAAACGGATATTTTCCTGAATCGAATGGAACTCTTTATTTTCATAAAGAGTTTTTGCTGCTGCTATCACAACTATTCCAAGGACGAAGATCATTCCTTTATGGGTGTTTATTCCTTTGGTTTTTTTAAACATCTCTTTTTCAGCCTCTATACCAAGCTGCCGGCAGTCCTTAAAAATTACCTCTAGTCCATCAGGAGAAAAAGCCCTGTTGGCAATTTTTAACATATATTTTTGCAGTGAGGCTGTGCTTTTTATAAATGTAAAATAGTCCATATCCTCATGAGCTCCCTTTGATACAGGAGAAACAAGTCCGAATGATGGAAAACAAGCTACTTCCATAAGCATGGACTCAAGAGCAAATTCACCTAA
This window encodes:
- a CDS encoding glycine betaine ABC transporter substrate-binding protein; protein product: MVKLLKRIVLVMMIVVFAACGKKEAKLEMITLGHTNFTEQRVLGQLFAVMIENHTDYKTDVKELGGTKIAFEAIKTGDISIYPHCTGTGYSVILKQTELKDPDAVYEYVKNAYAEKKYNLEYLKPLGFNDTYTLAIKPETAEKYNLKTFSDLAKVSEELVIGATMEFLEREDGVPGLKKAYPGMEFKGEKALEGGLRYTAIKEDKIDIADAFSTDGKLLTYNLVILEDDKNFFPPYYAAPLLNGEFAKNHPEIKEVLEKLAEQINENDMQNMNYRADEEGIPARVVAEEFLKGKGLI
- a CDS encoding glycine betaine ABC transporter substrate-binding protein produces the protein MAKLMKSIVIVMIIMAFAACGKKESEVEIINIGHKNYTEQRLLGQIFAVMIENHTDYKTDVKELGGTQIAFEALKSGGIDLYPEYTGSAYAALLNESGLKDPEKIYNLVKDRTKTLYNLDYLSPLGFNNAWTLSVTPETAEKYNLKTFSDLAKQSGELVIGASMEFFEREDAMLGLKKTYEGMEFKEGKALNGGLRYTAIKSGKIDVTDAYGTDGKLVTYKLITLEDDKNFFLPYHIAPLLNGEFAKIHPEVAESLERLSGQFNETEMQNMNYRIDEEGIPARAVAEEFLKEKGLI
- a CDS encoding 4a-hydroxytetrahydrobiopterin dehydratase — its product is MELKKEKCLPCEVGGVPLGEKEVLEISKMINPEWGIEGSKIIKRTFKFKNFKKALEFVNRVGEIAESEGHHPDIELSWGKVTVKFTTHKIGGLSTNDFIMAAKIDEVEI
- the citG gene encoding triphosphoribosyl-dephospho-CoA synthase CitG, whose product is MYSEKIYSLGEFALESMLMEVACFPSFGLVSPVSKGAHEDMDYFTFIKSTASLQKYMLKIANRAFSPDGLEVIFKDCRQLGIEAEKEMFKKTKGINTHKGMIFVLGIVVIAAAKTLYENKEFHSIQENIRFMTKGLVGSELKTLEKKTNLTHGERVFLEYGITGIRGEVESGLPVIFDYALPAYDDLTFSNAGDNERLLHTLITIMAHCDDTTILHRHDIDILKEVQDICKNLLKKGSLLNKELLVEIYELDKKFSKKRISPGGCADLLAVTVFLSLIKKEFYNSL